One region of Chryseobacterium sp. C-71 genomic DNA includes:
- a CDS encoding DUF4917 family protein: MKIEELQTYEQVINYLDKRKRSYHLLFGNGFSMAYDPKIFSYNALSTFIENTDDEFLKKLFKVANTKNFELIMQQLDNFVEIAKVFEIDNSFISKILEANSTLKNSLIEAVKELHPEHVFIVAEERSKSCHSFLDNFLSKGGKIYSTNYDLLMYWVLMRNASKIAIDGFGRELLNPEETKAGQEPEWSDLIWGENKNRQNIFYLHGTLPIFDTGTEIVKEEYDSRHYLLQKISDRMESKSYPIFVTAGNAQEKLNQISHNKYLAFCYDDFSNIEGSLIVFGFNFGEYDTHIIDAINKAANQGMPAANILRSVYIGVYSDESLEYLESIKDKFRCKINYFNAKTVSIWD, encoded by the coding sequence ATGAAAATAGAAGAATTACAAACATATGAACAAGTAATAAATTACTTAGATAAGAGAAAACGAAGTTATCATTTACTGTTTGGAAATGGTTTTAGCATGGCCTACGATCCAAAAATATTCTCTTATAATGCGCTAAGCACATTTATTGAAAATACAGATGATGAATTTTTAAAAAAATTATTTAAGGTTGCAAATACAAAAAACTTCGAACTGATAATGCAACAACTTGATAATTTTGTTGAAATTGCAAAAGTTTTTGAAATAGATAACTCATTTATAAGTAAAATACTAGAAGCAAATTCAACATTAAAAAATAGTTTAATTGAGGCCGTAAAGGAATTACATCCCGAACATGTTTTTATTGTAGCTGAGGAGAGGAGTAAATCTTGCCACTCTTTTTTAGATAATTTTTTATCAAAGGGAGGGAAAATATACTCAACAAATTATGATTTACTAATGTATTGGGTATTGATGAGGAATGCGTCAAAAATAGCTATTGATGGTTTTGGAAGAGAACTTTTAAATCCAGAAGAAACTAAAGCAGGACAAGAGCCCGAATGGTCAGATCTGATATGGGGAGAAAATAAAAACAGGCAAAATATTTTCTATTTACACGGAACATTACCAATTTTCGATACAGGAACTGAAATTGTAAAAGAAGAATATGACTCAAGACATTACCTATTACAAAAAATAAGTGACCGTATGGAATCAAAATCATATCCAATATTTGTCACGGCAGGCAATGCACAAGAAAAATTAAATCAAATTTCGCATAATAAATATCTAGCTTTTTGTTACGATGACTTTTCAAACATTGAGGGTTCATTGATTGTTTTCGGTTTCAATTTTGGTGAATACGACACACATATAATCGACGCAATCAATAAAGCTGCAAATCAAGGAATGCCAGCTGCAAATATTCTTAGAAGTGTTTATATAGGTGTTTATTCAGATGAAAGTTTAGAATATCTTGAATCTATAAAAGATAAGTTCCGTTGCAAAATAAATTATTTTAATGCTAAAACAGTAAGTATATGGGATTAA
- a CDS encoding helix-turn-helix domain-containing protein, translating into MKYIDDKYFIAIADYIKLVIEEKDIDIADLAAAANVDRKQVYRLINKENIPKLSTLIRISLAAGIEPQILFALKFDFAIYMKENNILKAEPKKKKKS; encoded by the coding sequence ATGAAATATATTGATGATAAATATTTTATTGCAATCGCTGATTACATAAAACTAGTAATTGAGGAGAAAGATATTGATATCGCTGATTTAGCCGCCGCCGCTAATGTTGATCGGAAACAAGTCTATAGACTAATAAACAAGGAGAATATTCCTAAACTCTCAACATTGATAAGAATATCTTTAGCTGCCGGCATTGAACCACAAATTCTTTTCGCTCTAAAATTTGATTTTGCCATTTATATGAAGGAAAATAATATTCTTAAGGCAGAACCTAAAAAGAAGAAAAAATCCTGA
- a CDS encoding SusC/RagA family TonB-linked outer membrane protein, giving the protein MKKNFCSLSHIQLAFSFTLLASGVAIGQMRVITGTVTDNTNNKPISGVSIFQEGSDSVATTNSSGIYRVQVSGENPVLVFKQPDYPERKVSLGDRVTVDVSLGKENENVDGIGNGTERKNENVKSIEEVVLNAGYYKVRDKERTGSIAKVSAKDIENQPVTNVLASAQGRMSGVSITQNSGTPGGGFDIQIRGKNSIRREGNEPLYIIDGIPLGSETPSLYSVTILPNSSINPLNAINPNDIESFEVLKDADATAIYGSRGANGVIIVTTKKGKKGRTDLKLNSSYSLSTVANRMEMMDTSQYLQMRRQAFQNDGIATIPANAYDLNTWDQNRYTDWQKELIGRTADASVVQLSLSGGSDNSSYLISYGHQEQTTVFPADFRYRTNNITGNFTLRSPDKRLEVNMSNSFSFQNNNVQNDDLTKRSLTLSPNAPALYDESGNINWQNNTFSNPVALFNSEYLNSTSFINSGTNISYRLFPFMSLKFNGGITYQNFEEISLKPHTMYNTSGGLTSANSISSKNNQTNFSYLLEPQITAEYSWNDHRFDVLVGTTLQQSEARQGSIQGIGFESNALIRNIGAAKTKIVSDQVNSQYFYTAAFARFNYQFKKRYILNLTGRRDGSSRFGPDNRFGNFGAVGAAWIFSEESFMKELSWLSFAKLRGSMGTTGNDKIGDYQYLNTYSITTNIYNGITGLSPSRLYNPNFSWEKTVKKEAAIELSFLNSRINMTVAYYNNSSSNQLVGIPLPATAGFASIQSNLPAKVQNTGWEFDFSAQVLKSSQLKYETSFNFSVPRNKLLEFPNLAGSTYSNQYMIGYPMSLVKVYQFEGVDPATGLYRFKDFNGDGRLTSPDDNQVIEKIGVEYFGGWSNNLRFKQWSASFLFQFVKQRNWNYNRQMLIPGNMNNQPVEVLDAWSPYNPTGTYMQYTSGTIAQKNTLHSLFQNSTAAVGDASFIRLKNVQLNYSIPVQKFGIREAMIYVQGQNLLTITKYFGLDPEFVVTGFLPPLKTYSLGFQLTF; this is encoded by the coding sequence ATGAAAAAAAACTTTTGCAGCCTGAGTCATATCCAATTGGCTTTTAGCTTCACATTGCTCGCCTCCGGCGTAGCAATAGGGCAGATGCGTGTGATTACAGGCACTGTTACAGATAATACTAATAATAAACCGATTTCAGGGGTAAGTATATTTCAGGAGGGTAGTGATTCGGTTGCTACTACTAATAGTTCAGGTATTTATAGGGTTCAGGTATCAGGAGAGAATCCTGTCCTTGTCTTTAAGCAACCTGATTATCCTGAACGAAAAGTTTCTTTAGGAGATAGAGTAACTGTTGATGTGTCATTGGGTAAAGAGAATGAGAATGTTGATGGGATTGGGAATGGAACTGAGAGAAAGAATGAAAATGTGAAATCAATAGAGGAGGTCGTTCTCAATGCAGGATATTATAAGGTTCGGGATAAAGAGAGAACGGGGAGCATTGCTAAGGTCTCTGCGAAGGATATTGAGAACCAGCCTGTCACGAATGTCCTTGCTTCAGCGCAGGGGAGGATGAGCGGGGTTTCGATCACTCAGAATTCAGGAACACCGGGAGGTGGATTTGATATTCAGATAAGAGGGAAGAACAGTATCCGTCGCGAAGGGAATGAGCCTTTGTATATTATTGACGGGATTCCTTTGGGATCTGAAACGCCATCGTTGTATTCAGTGACGATCTTACCAAATTCATCCATCAATCCTTTAAATGCGATCAATCCGAATGATATAGAAAGTTTTGAGGTATTGAAAGATGCTGATGCTACTGCAATTTACGGTAGTAGGGGAGCCAATGGGGTCATTATTGTGACGACTAAAAAGGGAAAAAAGGGCAGGACTGATCTGAAGCTGAACTCGTCCTATTCATTAAGTACGGTGGCCAATCGTATGGAAATGATGGATACGTCGCAGTATCTTCAGATGAGAAGGCAGGCTTTTCAGAATGACGGGATTGCAACAATCCCTGCCAATGCGTATGACCTGAATACGTGGGATCAGAATCGGTATACGGATTGGCAGAAGGAACTCATCGGCAGGACTGCTGATGCATCTGTGGTTCAGCTGTCATTAAGCGGTGGTTCTGATAATTCCTCATATCTGATCAGCTATGGTCATCAGGAGCAGACCACGGTTTTTCCTGCTGATTTCAGATACAGGACGAATAACATTACTGGGAATTTTACATTAAGAAGTCCTGATAAACGCCTGGAGGTAAACATGAGCAACTCATTTTCTTTCCAGAATAACAATGTTCAGAACGACGATCTGACTAAAAGGAGTCTGACCCTGAGCCCTAATGCTCCGGCACTGTACGATGAGTCAGGGAATATCAATTGGCAGAATAATACCTTCTCCAATCCTGTGGCATTGTTCAACAGTGAATATCTGAACTCGACTTCCTTTATCAACAGCGGAACCAATATTTCATATCGCCTGTTTCCTTTTATGTCATTGAAGTTCAATGGTGGGATTACCTATCAGAACTTTGAAGAGATCAGCCTGAAGCCTCACACGATGTATAATACTTCGGGTGGCTTGACTAGTGCGAATTCCATCTCATCAAAAAATAATCAGACCAACTTTTCCTATCTCCTGGAACCGCAGATCACCGCAGAGTATTCTTGGAATGATCATCGTTTTGATGTATTGGTGGGAACCACGCTTCAGCAGTCTGAAGCCCGGCAGGGTTCGATACAGGGAATAGGTTTTGAAAGCAATGCACTTATCCGGAACATAGGAGCTGCTAAAACCAAGATCGTATCTGATCAGGTGAACAGCCAGTACTTTTATACCGCTGCTTTTGCAAGGTTCAATTATCAGTTTAAGAAAAGGTATATCCTTAATCTTACGGGTAGGAGGGATGGTTCAAGCCGTTTCGGACCTGACAACCGTTTCGGGAATTTTGGAGCGGTAGGTGCCGCATGGATCTTCTCTGAGGAATCCTTTATGAAAGAACTGAGCTGGCTGAGTTTTGCCAAATTGAGGGGAAGTATGGGAACGACCGGAAATGATAAAATAGGGGATTACCAGTATCTTAATACGTACAGCATCACTACAAATATTTACAATGGGATCACAGGATTGTCACCGTCAAGGCTGTACAATCCCAACTTCAGCTGGGAAAAGACGGTGAAGAAAGAGGCAGCGATTGAATTGTCCTTTTTAAACAGCCGTATTAATATGACAGTCGCCTATTATAACAACAGTTCGTCCAATCAGCTAGTCGGCATTCCATTGCCGGCCACCGCAGGTTTTGCGTCGATTCAATCCAATCTTCCGGCAAAGGTCCAGAATACAGGATGGGAATTTGATTTTTCAGCGCAGGTGCTTAAAAGTTCACAACTGAAATACGAGACTTCATTTAATTTTTCTGTTCCAAGAAATAAGCTGTTGGAATTTCCGAATCTTGCAGGCTCTACCTACAGCAACCAATATATGATAGGTTATCCGATGTCTTTGGTGAAGGTCTATCAGTTTGAAGGGGTGGATCCGGCAACAGGTCTGTACCGTTTCAAGGATTTTAACGGGGACGGACGACTGACCTCTCCTGACGATAATCAGGTGATCGAGAAAATAGGGGTTGAATATTTCGGAGGCTGGTCCAATAATCTGCGATTCAAACAGTGGTCTGCTTCCTTTCTTTTTCAGTTTGTGAAACAGAGAAACTGGAATTACAACCGCCAGATGTTGATTCCCGGGAATATGAACAACCAACCTGTGGAAGTATTAGATGCCTGGTCGCCATACAATCCTACAGGAACTTATATGCAATACACTTCGGGGACGATTGCACAGAAAAATACCCTGCATTCTTTGTTTCAGAATTCGACGGCAGCGGTCGGCGATGCGTCATTCATAAGGCTGAAAAATGTACAGCTCAATTACAGCATCCCTGTGCAGAAGTTCGGGATCAGGGAGGCGATGATCTACGTGCAGGGACAGAACCTGCTGACCATTACCAAATATTTCGGGTTGGATCCTGAGTTTGTGGTGACCGGATTTCTTCCGCCGTTAAAGACTTATTCATTAGGATTTCAACTGACCTTTTAA
- a CDS encoding RagB/SusD family nutrient uptake outer membrane protein: MYTPGINGVSDIFYNAQLSNNSVVTNVWTNAYQQIYASNSIIEGVRNSKSLSPAVKDRITGEALFVRSLLYFYLHQIYGEIPYTDSTDYTVNSQLSRMPKNEFMTRIETDMSEAVNLIPTSYRNAEKIYPNKYAAYLVLAKIKMLLNKNNEAEVLLQTIVQASNYSFQNDITKVFQAGSHIIWQLKPGNTNEATKEAILYNFTAAPLSFMVNPNLVSQFSNNDLRKQQYITAVPFQTQTNYKISKYRNLAASNPNEYSVIMRLEEAQFLLAEVLILQGKVSEAIPLINKTRLRAGLSALPVSLTASAAMDELRIEKRKELFSEQGIRFFDLKRWGLLNQLTTVKPNWKTFHVQWPLPAKELLLNPKLNPQNEGY; encoded by the coding sequence GTGTACACTCCGGGGATCAACGGGGTGTCGGATATTTTTTATAATGCCCAGCTTTCAAACAATTCCGTGGTCACCAATGTCTGGACGAATGCGTATCAGCAGATCTACGCTTCCAACAGCATCATAGAGGGTGTCCGTAATTCAAAATCACTGTCCCCGGCGGTAAAGGACAGAATTACGGGTGAAGCACTTTTCGTACGTTCCTTGCTGTATTTTTATCTGCACCAGATCTATGGGGAAATTCCGTATACCGATTCCACTGACTACACCGTCAACAGCCAGCTATCGAGGATGCCTAAAAATGAGTTCATGACCAGGATTGAAACGGATATGTCAGAAGCAGTCAACCTGATTCCGACAAGCTATCGAAATGCGGAAAAGATCTATCCGAATAAATACGCTGCTTATCTTGTCCTTGCAAAAATTAAAATGCTTTTGAATAAAAACAATGAGGCAGAAGTGCTTTTACAGACTATTGTTCAGGCCTCGAACTATTCTTTTCAAAATGACATCACTAAAGTATTTCAGGCAGGAAGCCATATCATCTGGCAGCTGAAGCCAGGAAACACCAATGAGGCAACCAAAGAAGCTATCCTGTATAATTTTACGGCGGCACCCTTATCCTTTATGGTTAACCCGAATCTGGTGAGCCAGTTCTCAAATAATGATCTGAGGAAGCAACAGTACATCACTGCAGTCCCGTTCCAGACACAGACGAATTATAAAATTTCAAAATACAGAAATCTTGCAGCCAGCAATCCCAATGAATACTCCGTGATCATGCGTCTGGAGGAAGCTCAGTTTTTGCTTGCCGAAGTACTCATACTGCAGGGCAAAGTATCAGAAGCGATACCATTGATCAATAAGACAAGGCTGCGCGCCGGACTAAGTGCACTTCCGGTTAGTTTGACTGCATCAGCTGCAATGGATGAACTTCGGATCGAGAAAAGAAAAGAGCTGTTTTCGGAACAGGGAATCCGTTTTTTTGATCTTAAAAGATGGGGATTGCTGAATCAATTGACTACTGTAAAGCCCAATTGGAAGACTTTTCACGTCCAATGGCCGCTTCCCGCCAAGGAACTGCTTCTTAATCCGAAGCTAAATCCGCAAAATGAAGGATATTAA